The Prochlorococcus sp. MIT 1341 genomic interval TTTTTAGAGTAAAGGCATCTTCAACTGAATAAAGGCCAAGCTCAGAAAGAGGAGTTCCTGCAGGGACCCCTCCCAGAAGCTTAGGCGCAAGCATCATTGCAATTTCCTGAACACAACCCTGTTTAATTGCAATAGAAGCAAGTTTTGGGCCACATTCCCAAAGAACAGAATTGCATCCCATTTCAGCCAATGAATGAAGCAAATCAATTGGTTCGGAAGATCTCAACTTAATTTTTCCAGGCCCCTTTGGGAGGTTGGATAACAACTTCTTGGGAACCTCTGGTCCATAAGCGATAAGTGTTCTAGAAATCGAAGTATCCCAAATTCTTGAATTTTCTGGCAAATCAAGGCTTCTACTAAAAACTACTCGTATTGGTTCTGGCGTTGATTTGCCTCTAGAGGTCAATAAAGGGTCATCTCTTCTAACAGTTTCGCCTCCAACAATTACAGCATCAACCTTTGCTCTTAGAGAATGCACCCAATCTCGAGACTTTTCATTTGTAATCCATTTACTAGCACCATTAGGAAGAGAGGTCCGACCATCAAAACTCATAGCCCATTTCATTATTCCCAATGGAAGACCAGTGCGAATTCTATGGATAAAAGCCTTGTTCTGACTAACAGCTAAATCTTCTAATACACCAGTAATAACCTCTAACCCGCCATCCCTTAGACGCTCTAACCCTGCACCTGACACACGTGAATCAGGATCTTGCAAGGCAACTACTACCCTCCTCAGACCTGAAGACAAAACCAAATCAGTACATGGAGGTGTTCTCCCTTGATGGCAACAAGGCTCCAAGGTAACGACCAAGGTTCCACCTTTTGCTTGATCACCAGCCTGATTAAGCGCTCCGACCTCAGCATGAGGAAGACCTGCACGAGCATGAAAGCCTTCCCCGACAAGAAAACCGCTTTCATTAATCACTACCGCTCCAACCAATGGATTAGGGCTTGTTCTGTTTTGGCCCAAAGCAGCTAATTGCAATGCACGCTGCATCCATGGTTCCCAAGGGCTTTTCACAAAATCACTCTTTTTTTCAAGACTTAGCAGGGTTATCTAATGATCGCCATTCACCAACTACGTAAGGAGGAACTGGTAATTCGGTGAAAACATTTGTTAAACACAATCT includes:
- the ribD gene encoding bifunctional diaminohydroxyphosphoribosylaminopyrimidine deaminase/5-amino-6-(5-phosphoribosylamino)uracil reductase RibD codes for the protein MQRALQLAALGQNRTSPNPLVGAVVINESGFLVGEGFHARAGLPHAEVGALNQAGDQAKGGTLVVTLEPCCHQGRTPPCTDLVLSSGLRRVVVALQDPDSRVSGAGLERLRDGGLEVITGVLEDLAVSQNKAFIHRIRTGLPLGIMKWAMSFDGRTSLPNGASKWITNEKSRDWVHSLRAKVDAVIVGGETVRRDDPLLTSRGKSTPEPIRVVFSRSLDLPENSRIWDTSISRTLIAYGPEVPKKLLSNLPKGPGKIKLRSSEPIDLLHSLAEMGCNSVLWECGPKLASIAIKQGCVQEIAMMLAPKLLGGVPAGTPLSELGLYSVEDAFTLKTISKKTFGQDLLVRALLE